A single window of Sporosarcina sp. FSL W7-1349 DNA harbors:
- the rpoN gene encoding RNA polymerase factor sigma-54: MNVGLMQKQTTQLVMTTELRTAISLLQHSVLELSDYIYEQAISNPLIDLESTPSKDSIIERSTLRTSSKSSSESNDFSPIDHLNLERKTLQDYLLYQAGLTPYPESVKAGIRNFIYSIDENGYLAAPLDELCMELKISAEEGNHILRLIQELEPAGVGARSIQECIQLQLRKLPERNPLAERIIAEHFDEYSTRRWNDIARKQKVTLQDIQYIHDLIQTLDPRPGAKYNSDITNYIVPEVYVLKEPNGLSVILNDDCIPKVNLNSGYLALLQDKQSMDYAYLKEKYEEVKRIQQSLAQRHSTLYKVAKAIVEHQEDFFYEGLKALKPMTLKQVADEIEVHESTISRITTNKYMDTPLGVFELKYFFTAGLGANDATSGEVSSSYLKDLIRKLIDAEDKSKPYSDQDLVSIIEKQEKVSPSRRVIAKYRNELNIPSSSKRKRFAEVHCY, from the coding sequence AGCTATCCGATTACATATATGAACAAGCGATCAGCAATCCTCTGATCGACTTGGAATCCACACCATCCAAAGATTCGATCATCGAGCGTTCTACATTGCGCACGAGTAGCAAGAGCAGCTCGGAGTCGAATGATTTCTCCCCAATCGATCATCTAAATTTGGAGAGGAAAACATTGCAAGACTACTTGTTATACCAAGCCGGGTTGACCCCATATCCCGAATCGGTCAAGGCAGGAATTCGGAATTTCATATATTCTATTGATGAAAATGGCTATTTGGCGGCACCATTGGATGAACTTTGCATGGAATTGAAGATTTCAGCGGAGGAGGGTAACCACATTCTTCGGCTCATCCAGGAATTGGAGCCGGCGGGGGTCGGTGCCCGATCGATACAGGAGTGTATCCAACTGCAATTAAGGAAGTTACCGGAGCGGAACCCGCTGGCGGAGCGTATCATAGCAGAACATTTTGATGAGTATTCAACTCGCAGATGGAATGACATTGCGAGGAAACAGAAGGTGACGTTGCAGGACATTCAGTATATACATGATTTGATTCAGACATTGGATCCGCGTCCGGGCGCAAAATATAATAGTGACATTACGAACTATATTGTGCCGGAAGTCTATGTACTGAAAGAGCCGAACGGGCTATCGGTCATCCTGAATGACGATTGTATCCCGAAAGTAAATTTAAACAGCGGTTATCTGGCCCTGCTGCAAGACAAGCAATCAATGGACTATGCCTATCTCAAGGAAAAGTACGAAGAGGTGAAACGGATCCAGCAAAGCCTGGCCCAGCGGCACTCCACTTTGTATAAAGTGGCTAAGGCTATCGTGGAGCATCAGGAAGACTTCTTTTATGAAGGGCTGAAAGCATTGAAGCCGATGACGTTGAAGCAGGTAGCGGATGAAATTGAAGTCCATGAATCGACCATCAGCCGGATTACGACGAATAAATACATGGATACGCCGCTTGGGGTGTTTGAATTGAAATACTTCTTCACGGCAGGCCTCGGCGCAAACGATGCAACTAGCGGGGAAGTCTCCTCTTCCTATCTGAAGGATTTGATCCGAAAGCTCATTGATGCAGAGGACAAATCCAAACCGTATTCCGATCAAGATCTCGTCTCCATAATCGAAAAACAGGAGAAGGTTTCTCCTTCCCGGCGAGTCATTGCCAAATATCGGAACGAGTTGAACATTCCTTCATCCTCCAAGCGGAAACGATTTGCCGAAGTGCATTGTTACTAA
- a CDS encoding AAA family ATPase: protein MNIVEVIKFLLPEYQIVQVMKEKGFLAKRNRAQAGTQLHQQQTMTGGGQQETAPTPVAPAMDSTIRMAKQPQGDTAAYQYKDRTKWTGSDIPGIFAGIRSYLAHDIVGQEDFLDQLMIAFQRPFITGFDGTKPKNVLFVLGNKGTGRKTSIDRTMYYMKQHRLANSETVMKMDLVSYTTVSEFPLFLSDLYKCLYGQSDAVLFENFEKGHSSVIDVISTLAITGTYALSSRYVFQNNALVEATGMLVQNSISEVGANGKFFIFTSEKGEQDVFEVFGTKFMGAVGDITQTSSFSEMELRELTRRLLEGLKQKCLVQLAILIDWDERVLQETSQQFRTSTGVNGLQNFVDEQLFRPLAEYKLRNPGNLDETVPLAKSAMGYTAVINGETHQLSELLPKKMDAGIKEVKRELASIVGIDAVKNYVLQLEDHLKIQQRRELAGIRSAGVSMHMIFAGNPGTGKTTIARIVAKYLKALGVLSTGQLREVTRADLVGQYVGQTARLTNDVIKSALGGVLFIDEAYALCRDKHDLFGLEAIDTLVKGMEDHRNDLVVVLAGYGDEMEKFLKVNPGLKSRFPNLIHFEDYTSEELWEIARITARGKGYRIAEDCQEALIKLFDKKQIKGRNDSGNGRLVRNIVESAILNQSKRLNEDPSAELDELRYEDFNFQESGHFDLETALAQIIGLSQVKDFVRMQHKLLIAEEKRRVAGLQVDTTQSLNMVFSGNPGTGKTTIARLVADMFKEMGMLKSGHLVEVDRGGLVSQYVGQTAKKTEEVFRSALGGVLFIDEAYALASEGDSFGKEAINTLVKLIEDYRGELVVILAGYEKEMKDFMKSNSGLASRFPLQIEFPDYNVDELFRIAQKIISAKGFRLAADAQQLLEEQVGLMHKQATVDSGNGRMVRNYIEEITRNQSARIATTDVPTEEMQMVIPQDIKPMEKVKNDFNLETELAAIIGLDEVKDYIRSLNARLRMQNERKKLGMIVDDSQTMHMIFKGNPGTGKTMVARTVAQVLYHIGVIRTNKLVETDRADLVAGYVGQTAMKTREVLLSAMDGVLFIDEAYSLAQGGANDFGKEAIDTLVKMMDDHRDRLVVILAGYSEDMDRFLAINPGLKSRFPNIIEFKDYSTDQLMKISEQFFQGRGYVLDAPAKEKLEKILSEVSQESHFGNGRYVRNLYERAINNQAIRLSGDMQLTREELMTIQADDLERV from the coding sequence ATGAATATAGTGGAAGTCATCAAGTTCCTTCTCCCGGAATATCAGATCGTTCAAGTGATGAAGGAGAAAGGGTTTCTCGCAAAACGGAATCGTGCGCAAGCGGGTACGCAACTGCATCAGCAGCAGACGATGACCGGCGGCGGGCAACAAGAAACGGCTCCGACTCCCGTGGCACCGGCTATGGATAGCACCATCCGGATGGCGAAACAGCCGCAAGGCGATACGGCAGCTTATCAATATAAGGATCGGACGAAGTGGACCGGCTCCGATATCCCGGGTATCTTTGCGGGGATCCGCTCCTATCTGGCCCATGACATTGTCGGACAGGAGGACTTCCTCGACCAGCTGATGATTGCGTTTCAACGACCGTTCATCACCGGCTTTGACGGAACGAAACCGAAAAACGTCCTGTTTGTTCTCGGCAATAAAGGGACCGGTCGGAAAACGAGCATCGACCGGACGATGTACTATATGAAACAGCATCGTCTGGCCAATAGCGAGACGGTCATGAAGATGGATCTCGTTTCATACACGACAGTTTCCGAGTTCCCGTTATTTTTATCGGATCTATATAAATGCCTCTACGGACAATCGGATGCGGTCCTGTTCGAGAACTTCGAGAAAGGCCATTCAAGTGTCATCGACGTCATCTCGACACTGGCCATTACCGGGACGTATGCATTGAGCTCGAGGTATGTCTTCCAGAATAATGCGTTGGTGGAAGCGACGGGGATGCTTGTGCAAAATTCCATTAGCGAAGTGGGGGCGAACGGCAAGTTCTTCATTTTCACATCTGAAAAAGGTGAGCAAGATGTGTTTGAGGTGTTCGGCACCAAGTTCATGGGGGCGGTCGGCGACATCACGCAGACGTCCTCGTTCTCGGAGATGGAATTGCGGGAACTGACCCGACGTCTTCTAGAGGGACTGAAGCAGAAGTGCCTCGTGCAGCTGGCCATCCTCATTGACTGGGATGAAAGGGTGCTTCAGGAGACGAGTCAGCAATTCAGGACTTCGACGGGTGTCAACGGATTACAGAATTTTGTCGATGAACAATTGTTCCGGCCGCTTGCTGAGTATAAATTGCGAAATCCGGGAAATTTGGACGAAACGGTGCCGCTTGCGAAATCCGCAATGGGGTATACGGCGGTCATCAATGGCGAAACTCACCAGCTGTCGGAGCTATTGCCGAAAAAAATGGACGCGGGCATTAAGGAAGTGAAGCGGGAATTAGCCTCCATTGTCGGAATCGATGCTGTTAAGAACTACGTGCTCCAACTGGAAGACCATTTGAAAATCCAGCAGCGCCGCGAATTGGCAGGGATTCGCTCAGCAGGTGTCTCCATGCACATGATTTTTGCCGGCAATCCGGGGACAGGAAAGACGACCATCGCCAGGATCGTCGCGAAATACTTAAAAGCGCTCGGTGTCTTATCGACCGGCCAGTTACGGGAGGTGACACGGGCGGATCTCGTCGGCCAATATGTCGGGCAGACGGCAAGATTAACGAATGACGTCATCAAATCGGCTCTCGGCGGAGTGCTGTTCATCGACGAAGCGTACGCGCTCTGCCGGGATAAGCATGATCTCTTCGGCTTGGAAGCGATTGACACGCTCGTCAAAGGGATGGAAGATCATCGCAATGACTTAGTCGTCGTGCTGGCCGGCTATGGGGATGAAATGGAAAAATTCCTCAAAGTGAACCCCGGCTTGAAATCGCGTTTTCCAAATCTGATCCATTTCGAGGATTATACGTCGGAGGAGCTTTGGGAAATCGCCCGGATTACAGCTCGCGGCAAAGGATACCGGATTGCGGAGGATTGCCAGGAAGCGCTTATTAAATTATTCGACAAAAAGCAGATCAAAGGCCGCAACGACAGCGGCAACGGAAGATTGGTGCGCAATATTGTGGAAAGCGCCATCCTGAACCAATCCAAGCGGTTGAATGAAGACCCGTCAGCCGAGTTAGATGAACTTCGATATGAAGATTTCAATTTCCAGGAGAGCGGACATTTCGATTTGGAAACGGCCTTGGCGCAAATCATCGGGCTTTCGCAAGTGAAAGACTTTGTTCGAATGCAGCATAAGCTGTTGATCGCGGAAGAGAAGCGACGGGTTGCTGGTTTACAGGTGGATACGACGCAATCGCTCAATATGGTGTTCAGCGGAAACCCGGGGACAGGGAAAACGACCATCGCCAGGCTCGTCGCAGATATGTTCAAGGAGATGGGCATGTTGAAATCCGGCCATCTCGTGGAAGTTGACCGCGGCGGCCTAGTGTCCCAATATGTCGGCCAGACGGCGAAGAAGACGGAGGAAGTGTTCCGCTCGGCGCTTGGCGGTGTCCTCTTCATCGACGAAGCATACGCATTGGCATCGGAGGGGGACAGCTTCGGCAAGGAAGCGATCAATACGCTCGTGAAATTGATTGAGGATTATCGCGGAGAGTTGGTCGTCATCCTGGCAGGGTATGAGAAGGAAATGAAAGATTTCATGAAATCGAATTCCGGGCTCGCTTCAAGGTTCCCGCTCCAGATCGAGTTTCCGGATTACAATGTGGATGAATTGTTCCGCATCGCCCAGAAAATCATTTCGGCTAAAGGGTTCCGGCTTGCGGCGGATGCGCAGCAATTGTTGGAAGAGCAGGTCGGCCTCATGCATAAGCAGGCGACAGTGGATTCCGGGAACGGGCGCATGGTCCGGAACTATATAGAGGAGATAACGAGAAACCAGTCTGCCCGAATCGCGACAACGGATGTGCCGACGGAAGAAATGCAGATGGTCATCCCGCAGGATATCAAACCGATGGAAAAGGTGAAAAATGATTTCAATTTGGAGACGGAATTGGCGGCCATCATCGGGCTGGATGAAGTAAAAGACTATATCCGCAGCTTGAATGCCCGTCTTCGTATGCAGAACGAGCGGAAAAAACTTGGAATGATCGTCGATGATTCCCAGACGATGCATATGATCTTCAAAGGCAATCCGGGCACCGGGAAAACGATGGTCGCCCGGACGGTGGCTCAAGTCCTTTATCACATCGGAGTCATCCGCACGAACAAGCTCGTTGAAACGGATCGGGCCGACCTCGTCGCTGGCTATGTCGGCCAGACGGCGATGAAGACGAGGGAAGTCCTCTTATCTGCGATGGACGGGGTGCTGTTCATCGATGAAGCCTATTCCCTCGCGCAAGGCGGCGCGAATGATTTCGGCAAGGAGGCGATCGACACGTTAGTGAAAATGATGGATGACCATCGCGACCGGCTCGTTGTCATCCTTGCCGGCTACAGCGAAGACATGGACCGGTTCCTGGCCATCAATCCAGGGTTGAAATCGAGATTCCCGAATATCATTGAATTCAAAGACTATTCGACGGATCAATTAATGAAGATTTCCGAACAGTTTTTCCAAGGCAGGGGATATGTCCTAGATGCTCCAGCTAAGGAGAAACTGGAAAAGATATTATCCGAAGTGTCACAGGAATCGCATTTCGGAAATGGACGTTATGTGCGAAACTTGTATGAGCGGGCGATCAATAATCAAGCGATCCGGTTAAGTGGCGATATGCAACTGACAAGGGAAGAATTAATGACGATTCAAGCGGATGATCTGGAAAGGGTGTGA
- a CDS encoding general stress protein, whose product MVQRHVVGYYNTETEAIAAIEDLKRQGYTSDEISVVSKHSENVDHIAEETGTHAADGAATGAATGGVLGGLGGVLAGLGALAIPGIGPIVAAGPIVAGITGAAAGAGVGGLAGALIGMGIPEEEAHRYDDYFNEGKILVLVDGDYRRPTDIDRPLV is encoded by the coding sequence ATGGTACAACGACATGTAGTAGGTTACTATAATACAGAAACAGAAGCGATTGCAGCGATCGAAGATTTGAAAAGGCAAGGGTACACTTCTGATGAAATCTCGGTCGTCAGCAAGCATAGCGAAAATGTTGATCATATTGCAGAAGAGACCGGAACGCATGCTGCGGACGGCGCGGCAACGGGTGCCGCAACAGGCGGTGTTCTCGGCGGCCTAGGCGGTGTGCTGGCAGGACTCGGCGCTTTGGCAATCCCGGGAATCGGGCCGATTGTGGCAGCCGGGCCGATTGTCGCCGGAATCACCGGCGCGGCTGCCGGAGCTGGAGTCGGTGGATTGGCTGGCGCGTTGATCGGAATGGGTATTCCAGAAGAGGAAGCACATCGGTATGATGATTATTTCAATGAAGGAAAGATTCTCGTTCTAGTTGATGGAGATTATCGCCGCCCGACTGATATCGATCGACCGCTTGTCTGA
- a CDS encoding DUF421 domain-containing protein produces MEYLTNGAKLIIGLLAFIIVLRLLGKKHLAEMTPYDIIYLLMFGGILEETLYDPKITIPMFLFSLAVWAVAIYLVEKLVVRSNTLRIWIKGSPDKLIADGKINKNLLEKNQLEMEQLRTMLRQQGIFSLREVRDLYIEPGGDISINPYAAYQPVTLQDLNIEKAEEEPSVLLVDEGEIKPEVLEFIGKTEDWLRSELQKLGHRAMRDILYCEWSSTEGFFIRTYEQTANFD; encoded by the coding sequence GTGGAATATCTCACCAATGGAGCAAAATTGATCATCGGATTATTGGCATTCATCATCGTGCTCCGCTTGTTGGGGAAGAAGCATCTTGCTGAAATGACCCCCTATGATATTATCTATCTTCTCATGTTCGGTGGAATCCTCGAGGAGACGTTATACGATCCGAAAATCACCATTCCCATGTTCTTATTCTCGCTGGCCGTCTGGGCGGTGGCGATTTATCTTGTCGAAAAACTCGTCGTCCGCTCCAATACATTACGAATCTGGATCAAAGGCTCGCCCGACAAACTCATTGCGGACGGCAAAATCAATAAAAATCTACTGGAGAAAAACCAATTGGAAATGGAGCAGCTACGGACGATGCTTCGCCAGCAAGGCATCTTCTCGTTGCGCGAAGTCCGTGATTTATACATCGAGCCCGGAGGTGATATCTCCATCAATCCATACGCCGCCTACCAACCCGTCACTCTCCAAGATTTGAATATCGAAAAAGCGGAAGAGGAACCGTCCGTCCTGTTAGTGGATGAGGGGGAAATCAAGCCGGAAGTGCTCGAGTTCATCGGAAAAACGGAGGACTGGCTGCGGAGCGAATTGCAGAAATTAGGTCACAGGGCAATGCGTGACATTTTATATTGCGAATGGTCGTCCACCGAAGGCTTTTTCATCCGGACTTATGAACAAACGGCAAATTTTGACTGA
- a CDS encoding general stress protein — translation MARNNDNNQNRGKMSLEEAGRKGGEATARNHDREFYEEIGRKGGEATSEKHGHEFYEEIGRKGGEATAKNHDSEFYEEIGRKGGEARARQNDNDNNNGKMSQEEAGRKGGEARARQRDDK, via the coding sequence ATGGCACGAAACAATGATAACAACCAAAACCGTGGAAAAATGTCTCTAGAAGAAGCAGGCCGCAAAGGTGGCGAAGCGACTGCGAGAAATCATGACCGTGAGTTCTACGAGGAAATCGGCCGTAAAGGCGGCGAAGCGACTTCCGAGAAACATGGCCATGAGTTCTACGAAGAGATCGGCCGCAAAGGCGGCGAAGCGACTGCGAAAAACCATGACAGTGAATTCTACGAAGAAATCGGTCGTAAAGGCGGAGAAGCCCGGGCGCGCCAAAACGACAATGATAACAACAATGGCAAGATGAGCCAAGAGGAGGCGGGCCGCAAAGGCGGCGAAGCCCGTGCCCGGCAAAGGGACGACAAATAA
- a CDS encoding DUF420 domain-containing protein, with protein MINSSIHEKPFKKRNYKPFIITVSVLLIGAIGVLSGMPGVEEFDAFDVTILPLMNAIFNSFTFVFLVAALIAIKKRNITAHRRFIYAAFVTTSLFLVTYVAFHYLASSTSYGGEGILAAIYYFVLITHILLAAAIVPLALTSVARAWNREHERHRKIVRWTMPIWLYVSFTGVLVYILISPYY; from the coding sequence ATGATCAATTCCAGCATACATGAAAAGCCGTTCAAGAAACGGAATTATAAACCGTTCATCATCACGGTTTCAGTTCTTTTGATCGGTGCCATTGGTGTTCTGTCCGGCATGCCGGGGGTGGAAGAGTTTGACGCGTTTGACGTCACCATTCTGCCGCTCATGAACGCTATTTTTAACAGTTTTACATTTGTATTCCTCGTTGCCGCTTTGATTGCGATTAAAAAGCGGAATATAACGGCCCATCGCCGTTTCATCTACGCAGCGTTCGTGACGACTTCTCTTTTCTTGGTCACCTATGTGGCATTCCATTATTTGGCCTCCTCGACTTCATACGGTGGGGAAGGGATCTTGGCAGCAATCTATTATTTTGTGTTGATCACCCATATTTTATTAGCCGCAGCTATCGTGCCATTGGCGTTGACGAGCGTCGCCCGTGCCTGGAACCGGGAACATGAACGGCACCGGAAAATTGTGCGTTGGACGATGCCGATTTGGCTATACGTCAGTTTCACTGGTGTTCTCGTTTATATCTTAATCTCTCCTTATTATTGA
- a CDS encoding YugN family protein: MLKLQTSLEGKAALFGDVHDKFSKDGYRLGGNWDYDKGCFDSVLNREEGETIYLRIPFTVEEGRLDDYGATIAFQTPYLIKHVVNIGLDHDESSLLTASFNQFQEPVESDGHIEDKTKWVDIGEQAVEQLSNYL; the protein is encoded by the coding sequence ATGTTGAAACTGCAAACCAGCTTGGAAGGCAAGGCGGCTCTGTTCGGGGACGTCCACGATAAATTCAGCAAGGACGGCTATCGACTCGGTGGCAATTGGGATTACGACAAAGGGTGCTTCGACTCCGTGCTGAACCGTGAGGAAGGCGAGACGATTTACTTGCGGATTCCGTTTACCGTAGAAGAAGGGCGGCTTGATGATTACGGAGCGACCATCGCTTTTCAAACTCCTTATTTGATCAAGCATGTCGTCAACATCGGGTTGGATCATGATGAAAGCTCGCTTCTGACTGCCTCTTTCAATCAATTTCAAGAGCCGGTCGAATCGGATGGCCACATCGAGGACAAAACCAAATGGGTTGACATCGGGGAACAAGCCGTCGAGCAGCTTTCCAATTATTTATGA
- the bluB gene encoding 5,6-dimethylbenzimidazole synthase: MFTYEEMEAVYKAIYQRRDIRTFLPTPVPEEKIHRILHAAHHAPSVGFMQPWNFILIDDSEVKEKLAWAADKERRALAIHYEGEKETKFLGLKVEGLKEAPLTICVTCDPTRGGSHVLGRNSIPETDILSTACAIQNMWLAACAEGLAMGWVSFYKKNDIRDILDIPPHIDPVALLSIGYTEDYPEKPILELANWRSRESLEHLLFGNKWGNAQKA, translated from the coding sequence ATGTTTACGTATGAAGAAATGGAAGCTGTATATAAAGCCATCTATCAAAGAAGGGATATCCGTACATTTTTGCCGACGCCTGTGCCGGAAGAGAAGATCCATCGTATCCTGCATGCGGCCCATCATGCGCCTTCGGTCGGGTTCATGCAGCCGTGGAATTTCATTTTGATCGATGATTCGGAGGTCAAGGAGAAATTGGCTTGGGCGGCGGACAAGGAAAGACGGGCTTTGGCCATCCATTACGAAGGAGAAAAGGAGACGAAATTCCTCGGACTCAAAGTCGAAGGATTGAAAGAAGCGCCGCTCACCATCTGCGTGACGTGCGATCCGACAAGGGGCGGCTCCCATGTACTGGGTCGCAATTCCATACCGGAAACCGATATCCTCTCCACCGCGTGCGCCATTCAAAATATGTGGCTCGCCGCTTGTGCGGAAGGATTGGCGATGGGGTGGGTCAGTTTTTATAAGAAAAATGACATTCGGGATATATTGGACATCCCGCCGCATATCGATCCTGTCGCCTTATTGTCGATCGGCTATACCGAGGATTATCCCGAAAAGCCGATCCTTGAACTGGCGAACTGGAGAAGCCGCGAATCGCTAGAGCATCTGCTCTTCGGCAACAAATGGGGAAATGCGCAAAAAGCTTAA
- a CDS encoding formylglycine-generating enzyme family protein produces MDTIRSCCAGSRASYSQDIQQIASPEVKQSIYLTEGEMAYIPGGTFLMGTDYKYAFPDDGEGPVRKVEVNPFKMDIHAVTNEKFKAFVEDTGYITEAEQFGWSFVFHHFVSKKTAAIVTQQVHATPWWWVVEGATWKHPEGPDSAIENRLDHPVIHVSWNDAAAYCKWAGKRLPTEAEWEFAARGGLEQKLYPWGDELTSNGQHRCNIWQGEFPVSNEKLDGYAGTAPVDSYDPNGYGLYNMVGNVWEWCSDWFVNNVEEQGGRNNPKGPEIGMARSIRGGSYLCHFSYCNRYRVAARTSNTPDSSSGNIGFRCVWDID; encoded by the coding sequence ATGGATACAATTAGAAGTTGCTGTGCAGGTAGCCGAGCCTCATACTCACAGGACATCCAACAGATCGCTTCTCCGGAAGTGAAGCAATCGATTTACCTGACAGAAGGGGAGATGGCCTATATTCCGGGAGGGACTTTCTTGATGGGGACGGATTATAAGTATGCGTTCCCTGACGATGGGGAGGGACCTGTCCGTAAAGTGGAAGTCAATCCGTTTAAGATGGACATCCATGCAGTCACAAACGAAAAATTCAAAGCATTTGTTGAAGATACTGGTTATATTACCGAAGCGGAACAATTTGGATGGTCTTTCGTATTTCACCATTTTGTCAGCAAGAAAACGGCGGCCATTGTCACACAACAAGTGCACGCAACCCCATGGTGGTGGGTCGTAGAAGGCGCTACTTGGAAACATCCCGAAGGACCGGATAGCGCTATTGAAAACAGATTGGATCATCCAGTCATCCACGTATCATGGAATGATGCCGCCGCCTACTGCAAATGGGCCGGCAAACGATTGCCAACTGAGGCGGAGTGGGAGTTCGCTGCAAGAGGAGGATTGGAACAAAAACTCTATCCATGGGGCGATGAGTTGACTTCAAACGGCCAACACCGATGCAATATATGGCAAGGAGAGTTTCCGGTATCCAATGAAAAATTGGACGGATATGCAGGCACAGCTCCTGTGGATTCCTATGATCCAAATGGGTATGGCCTATACAATATGGTCGGGAATGTTTGGGAGTGGTGTTCGGATTGGTTTGTCAATAACGTAGAAGAGCAAGGAGGACGGAACAATCCAAAAGGGCCCGAGATTGGAATGGCCCGATCGATTCGCGGCGGCTCGTATTTATGCCACTTTTCCTACTGCAACCGATATCGCGTGGCAGCACGGACTTCCAATACGCCGGATAGTTCATCCGGGAACATTGGTTTTCGCTGTGTATGGGACATCGACTGA
- a CDS encoding FAD-binding oxidoreductase → MEVTAKNIVESLKNALWDVEVTTNETIRELHSKDESYHEPRMPDVVVFPTKTEDVSKIMKVAQQHQVPVVPFGLGSGLEGQVIPLNGGISVDFSSMNKILEIREDDLLVTVQPGVTRSQLNQELKKHGLFFTVDPGANATLGGMAATNASGTTSVRYGVMRDQVRDLEVVLPDGTVMHTGNKAAKSSSGYHLNGLFVGSEGTLGSITELTLRVYGIPEHVMAARASFPTMKDAVESVVSILQAGIPIARVELVDEASMKQVNLHSETDYEEKPTLFLEFHGNEAGLQQDVEFLMDIVNDHHCSKIDFEKDNAARNQLWEARHSLAYAYMHGYPGKGMITTDVCVPISELANAVLFARERLDAAGLPAGLVGHVGDGNFHTLLMVDMDDAEQLAKVNEINEQIVLYALERGGTCTGEHGVGVGKQKYQSTEHGAALAVMQNIKKVLDPDNLMNPGKIF, encoded by the coding sequence ATGGAAGTTACAGCGAAAAACATTGTTGAATCATTAAAAAACGCTTTGTGGGATGTTGAAGTTACAACGAACGAAACTATAAGAGAATTACATAGTAAAGATGAATCCTATCACGAACCTAGGATGCCCGATGTCGTTGTTTTTCCAACTAAGACGGAAGACGTCTCCAAAATTATGAAAGTGGCTCAACAGCATCAAGTGCCGGTCGTTCCGTTCGGACTTGGCTCCGGCTTGGAAGGACAAGTGATTCCCTTGAATGGTGGAATTTCGGTTGATTTTTCATCGATGAATAAAATTCTCGAAATCCGGGAAGATGATCTGCTTGTGACGGTGCAGCCTGGCGTGACACGTTCCCAATTAAATCAGGAACTAAAGAAGCATGGGCTGTTCTTCACCGTGGACCCCGGCGCTAATGCGACTCTCGGCGGCATGGCCGCAACGAACGCCAGCGGGACGACCTCTGTGAGATACGGGGTGATGCGTGATCAAGTGCGGGATCTGGAAGTCGTATTGCCGGATGGTACCGTCATGCATACGGGAAACAAGGCAGCAAAATCGTCCTCCGGCTACCATTTGAACGGGCTGTTTGTCGGTTCGGAAGGCACCCTCGGCAGCATTACAGAATTGACGCTTCGGGTGTATGGGATTCCCGAGCATGTCATGGCGGCGAGGGCTTCATTCCCGACGATGAAAGACGCCGTTGAATCGGTCGTCTCCATATTGCAAGCCGGAATTCCAATTGCCCGGGTGGAGCTAGTTGACGAAGCTTCCATGAAACAAGTAAATCTTCATAGCGAAACCGATTACGAGGAAAAGCCGACCCTTTTCTTGGAATTCCATGGCAACGAGGCGGGACTGCAACAGGATGTCGAATTCTTGATGGATATCGTCAACGACCATCATTGCAGCAAAATAGACTTTGAGAAGGATAACGCGGCCCGCAATCAATTATGGGAAGCGCGCCATAGCTTAGCGTATGCTTATATGCATGGATACCCCGGCAAGGGGATGATCACTACCGATGTGTGTGTCCCAATTTCCGAATTGGCGAACGCAGTGCTGTTCGCCCGTGAGAGGTTGGATGCCGCCGGATTGCCAGCGGGATTAGTGGGTCATGTCGGTGACGGAAACTTCCATACGCTTCTGATGGTTGACATGGATGATGCAGAACAGCTCGCAAAAGTAAATGAGATTAATGAACAAATTGTCCTGTACGCATTGGAGCGTGGCGGCACTTGCACAGGCGAGCACGGCGTCGGGGTTGGCAAGCAGAAATACCAGTCTACTGAACATGGTGCCGCTTTGGCAGTGATGCAGAACATCAAAAAAGTTTTAGATCCGGATAATTTAATGAACCCAGGAAAGATTTTTTAA